The Proteus vulgaris genome has a segment encoding these proteins:
- a CDS encoding Der GTPase activator codes for MNYYLVLKTVKKLNAEEQAYTEKTLDRIDELMVELGIEFEDDDDEEKTEDIMQLLKGK; via the coding sequence ATGAATTACTATCTCGTCTTGAAAACGGTGAAAAAACTTAACGCTGAAGAACAGGCTTATACTGAAAAAACCCTTGATCGTATTGACGAATTAATGGTTGAACTGGGTATTGAGTTTGAAGATGATGACGATGAAGAAAAAACAGAAGACATCATGCAATTACTGAAAGGTAAATAA
- a CDS encoding OsmC-like protein, with protein sequence MQCASRQFQFLLDEPLSLGGKDSAMNPVEALLGTLGACKGIVAKSFARMHKINLNDIRIEVKGELDTDGFTGKNKEAKIGFSKITTHFFIQADNSEEEIAAFIAFIERTCPVFDTIKNPPICETSYSVENHIENIEL encoded by the coding sequence ATGCAATGTGCATCACGCCAGTTTCAATTTTTACTTGATGAACCTTTGTCATTAGGTGGAAAAGACAGTGCAATGAATCCTGTTGAAGCATTATTAGGTACATTAGGTGCTTGTAAGGGAATTGTCGCCAAAAGCTTTGCGCGTATGCATAAAATTAATCTCAACGATATTCGCATTGAAGTTAAAGGCGAATTAGATACCGATGGTTTTACGGGAAAAAATAAAGAAGCCAAAATCGGCTTTAGTAAAATTACGACGCACTTTTTTATTCAAGCTGATAATAGTGAAGAAGAGATCGCCGCATTTATCGCTTTTATTGAACGTACTTGCCCTGTTTTTGACACTATTAAAAATCCACCGATTTGTGAAACATCTTATAGTGTCGAAAACCACATTGAAAATATAGAGTTATAA
- the rimL gene encoding acetyltransferase, with product MRYADIQVETPRLILRPFEMGDAEDWFNIMRSPEVTRYWSHLPWQSLQEAQQDIIQDITHMERKEYLRLAVIDKETNALMGMCVFFNHYPSSRRGEVGYCLDMAYQGKGIMKEAMVAFIDYLQTHLAVRRLEADIHPDNKASAALLAKLGFEQEGYLKQRWVVGDEVSDSAIFGLLLPSKA from the coding sequence ATGCGTTATGCTGATATTCAGGTTGAAACCCCTAGATTGATTTTGCGTCCCTTTGAAATGGGTGATGCTGAAGATTGGTTTAATATTATGCGTTCACCTGAAGTCACACGTTACTGGAGCCACCTTCCTTGGCAATCACTTCAAGAAGCGCAACAAGATATCATTCAAGATATTACGCATATGGAAAGAAAAGAGTATCTGCGTTTAGCGGTGATAGACAAAGAGACAAATGCATTAATGGGGATGTGTGTTTTCTTTAATCATTATCCGAGTTCTCGACGAGGGGAGGTTGGGTATTGCCTTGATATGGCTTATCAAGGCAAAGGGATCATGAAGGAAGCCATGGTCGCATTTATTGATTATCTTCAAACACATTTAGCGGTTCGTCGTTTAGAAGCGGATATTCATCCTGATAATAAGGCATCAGCTGCTTTATTAGCGAAATTGGGTTTTGAACAAGAAGGGTATCTTAAACAGCGTTGGGTAGTAGGTGATGAAGTATCAGACTCTGCTATTTTTGGGTTATTATTGCCGTCAAAAGCGTAA
- the feoC gene encoding Ferrous iron transport protein C, protein MASLIEVRDCIALNGRADARLISHQLNMPEPLVQAMLERLTLMGKLQEVDVEECFTGSCKHCPEATACQAKLYQLT, encoded by the coding sequence ATGGCCAGTTTGATAGAAGTCCGTGATTGTATCGCCCTTAATGGTCGAGCCGATGCCCGTCTTATCAGCCATCAACTCAATATGCCTGAACCTTTGGTACAAGCAATGCTAGAACGGCTCACATTGATGGGTAAGCTTCAAGAAGTCGATGTAGAAGAGTGCTTTACAGGCAGTTGCAAACATTGCCCTGAAGCCACTGCCTGCCAGGCAAAACTTTATCAATTAACCTAA
- the phoU gene encoding transcriptional regulator PhoU — protein sequence MDNLNHNKHISGQFNAELEHIRTELMVMGGLVEEQLKKAVMAMHNQDQALANEVIQGDHNVNMMEVAIDDACMRIIAKRQPTASDLRLIMAISKTIAELERIGDVAEKICKTALEKFSHQHQPLLVSLESLGQHAIQMLHDVLDAFARMDLDEAVRIYREDAKIDNEYEGIVRQLMTYMMEDPRTIPSVLTALFCARSIERIGDRCQNICEFIFYYVKGHDFRHLGGDQVEKMLTQSDDSNTTK from the coding sequence ATGGATAATTTAAATCACAATAAGCATATTTCTGGTCAATTTAATGCTGAGTTAGAGCATATCCGCACTGAGCTGATGGTTATGGGGGGGCTTGTTGAAGAGCAACTAAAAAAAGCCGTTATGGCAATGCATAATCAAGACCAAGCATTAGCGAATGAAGTCATTCAAGGTGACCATAACGTCAATATGATGGAAGTAGCCATTGATGATGCGTGTATGCGAATTATTGCTAAACGTCAGCCAACTGCAAGTGACTTACGTTTAATTATGGCGATTTCAAAAACGATCGCTGAACTAGAGCGTATTGGTGATGTTGCTGAAAAAATCTGCAAAACAGCACTTGAAAAGTTTTCACATCAACATCAACCGCTGTTAGTAAGCTTAGAGTCTTTAGGCCAACATGCGATACAAATGCTTCATGATGTTTTAGATGCCTTTGCCCGTATGGATTTAGATGAAGCAGTACGTATCTATCGTGAAGACGCTAAAATTGATAACGAGTATGAAGGTATTGTTCGTCAATTAATGACTTATATGATGGAAGATCCTCGTACCATTCCTAGTGTACTCACAGCTCTATTTTGTGCACGTTCTATTGAGCGTATTGGTGACCGTTGTCAGAACATTTGTGAGTTTATTTTCTATTACGTAAAAGGTCATGATTTCCGCCACTTAGGAGGCGACCAAGTAGAAAAAATGCTAACACAAAGTGATGACAGCAATACCACTAAATAA
- the pstB gene encoding phosphate transporter ATP-binding protein, which produces MIMANDNAGNKIQVRDLNFYYGKFHALKNISLDIAKNKVTAFIGPSGCGKSTLLRTFNKMYELYGEQRAEGEILLDGNNILTDKQDIALLRAKVGMVFQKPTPFPMSIYDNIAFGVRLFEKLSRADMDERVQWALTKAALWNETKDKLHQSGYSLSGGQQQRLCIARGIAIRPEVLLLDEPCSALDPISTGRIEELISELKSEYTVVIVTHNMQQAARCSDYTAFMYLGELIEFSDTDTLFTRPAKKQTEDYITGRYG; this is translated from the coding sequence ATTTCATGCGCTGAAAAATATCTCTTTAGATATTGCCAAAAATAAGGTGACAGCCTTTATCGGGCCTTCTGGTTGTGGCAAATCCACCTTACTGCGTACTTTTAATAAAATGTATGAGCTTTACGGCGAACAGCGTGCAGAAGGCGAAATTTTGCTAGATGGCAACAATATCTTGACTGATAAGCAAGATATCGCGCTATTACGTGCCAAAGTTGGTATGGTGTTCCAAAAACCAACACCTTTCCCGATGTCAATTTATGACAATATCGCTTTTGGTGTACGTTTATTCGAAAAATTGTCTCGCGCTGATATGGATGAACGTGTTCAGTGGGCTTTGACTAAAGCCGCATTATGGAACGAAACCAAAGATAAATTACATCAGAGTGGATATAGTCTCTCTGGCGGTCAACAACAGCGTTTATGTATAGCACGCGGTATCGCTATTCGCCCTGAGGTTTTATTACTTGATGAGCCTTGTTCAGCGCTTGATCCAATTTCGACGGGTCGTATTGAAGAGCTTATCAGTGAGCTCAAATCAGAATATACCGTGGTTATCGTGACGCACAACATGCAACAAGCAGCACGTTGTTCTGATTACACTGCATTTATGTATTTAGGCGAATTAATTGAGTTTAGCGATACGGATACGTTATTTACGCGTCCTGCGAAAAAGCAAACTGAAGATTACATCACTGGGCGTTATGGCTGA
- the feoA gene encoding ferrous iron transport protein A: MSLIPNHSYKILSYSPQISPAYRQKLLSLGMLPGAVFNVIRIAPLGDPIQIETHRVSLILRKKDLALINLSEVVHSEK; the protein is encoded by the coding sequence ATGTCACTGATCCCAAATCACAGTTATAAAATCTTGAGCTACTCACCTCAGATTAGTCCTGCATACAGACAGAAGTTGTTATCTTTAGGTATGTTGCCTGGCGCTGTGTTTAACGTTATTCGTATCGCGCCACTGGGTGATCCTATTCAAATAGAAACACACCGAGTGTCCCTTATTTTGAGAAAAAAAGATCTCGCACTTATTAACCTTAGCGAAGTGGTTCATAGCGAAAAATAA
- the tssQ_2 gene encoding TssQ, producing MSHLIYLTLEGSKHGLISSGCSTQDSIGNRYQKGHEDEIQVLSLNHSITRNQNTSPQPVQIVKPIDKASPLLVAAIDSNEVLKAKFTFFRTSANGQLEKFYEIKLTEASIIDISCVYPNSVNDHESMPYERIQLKYQSIAWSHLSANTSSYSISKDNVL from the coding sequence ATGTCTCATTTAATTTATTTAACCTTAGAAGGATCTAAGCACGGCTTAATTTCGTCAGGTTGCTCAACGCAAGATTCCATCGGTAACCGTTATCAAAAAGGTCACGAAGATGAAATTCAAGTTCTTAGTTTAAATCATTCAATAACACGTAATCAGAATACATCTCCTCAACCTGTTCAGATTGTAAAACCAATAGATAAAGCATCCCCATTACTTGTAGCAGCAATTGATAGTAATGAAGTATTAAAAGCTAAATTTACTTTTTTTAGAACTTCAGCAAATGGTCAACTTGAAAAGTTCTATGAGATTAAGTTAACAGAAGCGTCAATTATTGATATTTCCTGTGTGTATCCTAACTCAGTAAATGATCACGAATCGATGCCTTATGAAAGAATACAATTGAAATATCAATCTATTGCATGGAGCCATTTATCTGCAAACACCTCCTCCTATAGTATTAGTAAAGATAACGTATTATAA
- the yihI gene encoding Der GTPase-activating protein YihI, with the protein MNMIKRKPATAKTRKKSREELNAEGRERKRQKKHRGNPAGNRQQEAENKQQAKNTAPKDPRIGSKKPIPLIVGDAPKVAKKKPAPAKVEPVRLTPEQELDLLENDARLDELLSRLENGEKT; encoded by the coding sequence ATGAATATGATTAAAAGAAAGCCCGCCACAGCTAAAACACGTAAAAAATCACGTGAAGAGCTGAACGCGGAAGGACGTGAACGTAAACGTCAAAAGAAACACCGTGGCAATCCTGCCGGTAACCGTCAGCAGGAAGCGGAAAATAAACAGCAAGCTAAAAATACAGCGCCGAAAGATCCACGCATTGGTAGCAAAAAACCCATCCCTCTAATTGTGGGTGATGCACCAAAAGTTGCGAAGAAAAAACCTGCGCCAGCCAAAGTAGAACCTGTTCGTTTAACACCAGAACAAGAATTAGACTTGTTAGAAAACGATGCACGTTTAGATGAATTACTATCTCGTCTTGAAAACGGTGAAAAAACTTAA
- the ydhR gene encoding Putative monooxygenase ydhR yields MHVLLQVDFPYQGPFGDEMTQTMDTLSSSINQEPGFIWKIWTENKETQKAGGIYLFTSKEEALAYLEKHRTRLKSFGIPEVRGEIFSVNQALSLQNQASFLSK; encoded by the coding sequence ATGCACGTTCTTCTACAAGTCGATTTCCCTTATCAGGGCCCTTTTGGTGATGAAATGACACAAACTATGGATACATTATCTTCATCAATTAACCAAGAGCCCGGTTTTATTTGGAAAATTTGGACTGAAAATAAAGAGACACAAAAAGCAGGTGGTATTTACCTTTTTACTTCGAAAGAAGAGGCTCTCGCTTATCTAGAGAAACACCGTACCCGTTTAAAATCTTTTGGTATTCCAGAAGTGCGTGGGGAAATTTTCTCAGTGAATCAGGCCTTAAGTTTACAAAACCAAGCTTCTTTTCTGTCAAAATAA
- the feoB gene encoding ferrous iron transport protein B — protein MTPLTIGLIGNPNAGKTTLFNQLTGSRQRVGNWAGVTVERKVGRFTTANHKIELVDLPGTYSLTTISEQTSLDEQIACHFILSNEADMLINVVDASNLERNLYLTLQLLELGIPCIVALNMLDIAQHQDMQIDIKALSAQLGCPVIPMVSTKASGMDKLKDAIDAFPAEKKKPQELLTSYPLWLLNEVEALAEKINHDEFNLQQRRWMSLQCLEGDIYTHQRAQITKEDIKAIRQRIQDEHNNEPELVIADARYQNIERICHTVINMESIKPNILTQNIDKVILNRWLGVPIFLFVMYLMFVLAINIGGALQPAFEGGSEAIFIHGIQWIGATFNFPEWLTIFLAQGVGGGINTVLPLVPQIGMMYLFLSILEDSGYMARAAFVMDRLMQALGLPGKSFVPLIVGFGCNVPSIMGARTLDAPRERLITVLMAPFMSCGARLAIFAVFAAAFFGKNGASVVFSLYLLGIVVAILTGLLLKHTIMRGEASPFVMELPVYHVPHLKTLLIQTWQRLKGFVVRAGKVIIIASMFIGALNSFTFSGKPADNINDSALASVSKVITPLLQPIGVHNDNWQATVGLVTGAMAKEVVVGTLNTLYTAESIVNEPFDPEEFDLWGEIGDAFGETWDSLKETFTLAALSNPIEASKGDGEMDTGTMGTMGAKFGSGIAAYSYLIFVLLYVPCVSVMGAIARETSRGWMTFSILWGLNIAYSLAALFYQVATFSEHPQSSGITIAAVVIFNLILFILLRNARSRLTINLSNKPSLAKQCCSKGSCH, from the coding sequence ATGACTCCTCTCACTATAGGCCTTATCGGCAACCCCAATGCTGGTAAAACAACACTTTTTAATCAGCTAACAGGCTCTCGCCAGCGCGTGGGTAACTGGGCGGGTGTGACGGTCGAACGCAAAGTTGGTCGTTTTACAACAGCAAATCATAAAATTGAACTTGTCGACTTACCCGGCACTTACTCATTAACCACTATTTCAGAACAAACATCACTTGATGAACAAATTGCCTGTCATTTCATTTTAAGTAATGAAGCAGACATGCTGATTAATGTTGTTGATGCATCTAATCTCGAACGTAATCTTTATTTGACATTGCAACTACTTGAGTTAGGCATTCCCTGCATTGTGGCATTAAACATGCTTGATATTGCACAACACCAAGATATGCAAATTGATATCAAAGCCCTATCTGCTCAACTGGGTTGTCCGGTTATTCCTATGGTTTCAACCAAAGCATCAGGCATGGATAAACTCAAAGACGCGATTGATGCTTTCCCTGCTGAAAAGAAAAAACCACAGGAATTACTGACTTCTTATCCTCTATGGTTATTAAATGAAGTTGAGGCACTCGCTGAAAAAATTAATCACGATGAATTCAATTTACAACAACGTCGTTGGATGTCATTACAGTGTTTAGAAGGGGATATCTATACCCATCAGCGCGCTCAAATTACCAAAGAAGATATCAAAGCAATTCGTCAACGCATTCAAGACGAACATAATAATGAGCCAGAATTAGTCATTGCGGATGCCCGTTATCAAAATATTGAGCGCATCTGTCATACTGTGATTAATATGGAGTCCATTAAGCCGAATATCCTGACACAAAATATCGATAAAGTGATATTAAACCGTTGGTTAGGTGTGCCTATCTTCCTGTTTGTTATGTATTTAATGTTCGTTTTGGCAATTAACATTGGTGGTGCATTGCAACCCGCTTTCGAAGGTGGTTCTGAAGCGATCTTTATCCATGGTATCCAATGGATTGGCGCAACCTTTAATTTCCCAGAATGGTTAACCATTTTCCTTGCGCAAGGTGTTGGTGGTGGTATTAATACCGTTCTTCCACTCGTGCCACAGATCGGGATGATGTATCTCTTCTTATCCATCCTTGAAGATTCAGGTTATATGGCTCGCGCCGCATTTGTTATGGATAGATTGATGCAGGCTTTGGGTCTACCCGGTAAATCATTCGTACCACTAATTGTTGGCTTTGGTTGTAACGTACCGTCTATTATGGGTGCGCGTACCCTCGATGCCCCAAGAGAACGATTGATCACGGTATTAATGGCACCGTTTATGTCTTGTGGTGCACGTTTGGCCATTTTCGCAGTATTTGCTGCCGCCTTCTTTGGTAAAAATGGTGCCAGTGTCGTCTTCTCACTTTACCTTCTGGGTATTGTTGTCGCTATTCTTACCGGATTGTTGCTAAAGCACACCATTATGCGTGGTGAAGCATCACCTTTCGTGATGGAACTGCCGGTTTATCACGTTCCACACCTAAAAACATTATTGATACAAACTTGGCAACGTTTAAAAGGCTTCGTGGTACGTGCAGGTAAAGTCATTATTATTGCCAGTATGTTTATTGGTGCATTAAATAGCTTTACCTTTTCAGGTAAACCCGCAGATAACATCAATGACTCTGCATTAGCATCGGTCAGTAAAGTGATCACGCCATTATTGCAACCTATTGGTGTTCATAATGATAACTGGCAAGCCACTGTAGGTTTAGTCACAGGGGCAATGGCAAAAGAAGTGGTTGTGGGAACATTAAATACCCTTTATACCGCAGAAAGCATTGTGAACGAGCCTTTTGATCCTGAAGAATTCGATCTCTGGGGTGAAATTGGTGACGCCTTTGGTGAAACATGGGATAGCTTAAAAGAGACCTTTACCCTAGCTGCACTTTCTAATCCAATTGAAGCAAGTAAAGGTGATGGTGAAATGGATACCGGCACTATGGGTACCATGGGTGCTAAATTTGGCTCCGGCATTGCCGCATACAGCTACTTAATCTTTGTTTTACTGTATGTACCTTGTGTTTCAGTAATGGGTGCGATTGCTCGTGAAACAAGCCGTGGCTGGATGACCTTCTCTATTCTTTGGGGATTAAATATTGCTTACTCACTGGCAGCACTGTTCTATCAAGTAGCAACCTTTAGTGAGCATCCGCAAAGTAGTGGCATAACCATTGCTGCCGTGGTGATCTTTAACTTAATTCTATTTATCTTGTTGCGTAATGCGCGTAGTCGTCTAACAATTAACTTAAGCAATAAGCCTTCATTGGCTAAACAATGTTGTTCAAAAGGTAGTTGTCACTAA
- the purP gene encoding permease, translated as MSMSSPNSDSQGLLQRLFKLQEHGTNARTELIAGITTFLTMVYIIFVNPQILAAANMDIKAVFVTTCLIAAFGSILMGLVANLPIAVAPAMGLNAFFAFVVVGAMGYSWEVAMGAIFWGAVGLFLLTLFRIRYWIIAHIPLNLRVGITSGIGLFIAMMGLKNSGIIIPNNDTIVTIGNFASHNVLLGALGFFIIAILAARNIHAAILISIVITTVIGLILGDVQYQGIFAMPPSITTVVGKVDIVGALDIGLSGVIFAFMLVNLFDSSGTLIGVTDKAGLTDEKGKFPRMKQALYVDSLSSVAGSAMGTSSVTAFIESTSGVSVGGRTGLTAVVVGILFLLAIFLSPLAGMVPSYATAGALIYVGVLMTSSLTRVKWDDLTESVPAFITAVMMPFSFSITEGIALGFIAYCVMKVGTFRWKEINLCVVIVSLLFILKILLIDTHVIDLNSLF; from the coding sequence ATGAGCATGTCATCACCAAATTCTGATTCACAGGGTTTGCTCCAACGCCTGTTTAAGCTACAAGAACACGGCACAAACGCTCGCACCGAACTGATTGCGGGTATCACGACTTTCTTAACGATGGTTTATATTATCTTCGTTAACCCTCAAATCCTTGCAGCTGCCAATATGGATATCAAAGCCGTCTTCGTGACGACCTGCTTAATTGCGGCTTTCGGCAGTATTTTAATGGGATTAGTAGCAAATTTACCTATTGCCGTTGCACCCGCGATGGGCCTAAACGCCTTCTTTGCCTTTGTGGTTGTTGGCGCAATGGGGTATTCATGGGAAGTCGCTATGGGGGCGATTTTCTGGGGGGCTGTAGGTCTATTTTTACTGACCCTTTTTCGTATTCGTTACTGGATAATCGCCCATATTCCACTGAATCTTCGAGTGGGGATTACTAGCGGTATCGGTCTTTTTATCGCCATGATGGGCTTAAAAAATTCCGGTATTATTATTCCTAACAACGATACCATCGTCACTATCGGTAATTTTGCTTCTCATAATGTGTTATTAGGTGCTTTAGGCTTCTTTATTATTGCCATTCTTGCCGCACGTAATATTCATGCAGCCATCCTTATTTCTATTGTTATCACTACCGTTATTGGCCTTATTTTAGGTGATGTACAATATCAAGGTATCTTTGCTATGCCACCGTCTATCACCACTGTAGTCGGTAAAGTGGATATTGTTGGTGCGTTAGATATTGGTCTTTCTGGCGTTATTTTTGCCTTTATGTTGGTTAACTTATTTGACTCTTCTGGCACATTAATTGGTGTGACAGATAAAGCAGGCTTAACGGATGAGAAAGGCAAGTTTCCACGAATGAAACAAGCGTTATACGTCGATAGCTTAAGTTCTGTTGCAGGCTCTGCAATGGGAACATCTTCTGTTACTGCCTTTATTGAAAGTACTTCAGGGGTTTCAGTCGGTGGACGTACCGGTTTAACTGCGGTTGTTGTGGGTATTCTTTTCTTACTTGCTATTTTCTTATCACCACTTGCAGGTATGGTGCCAAGCTACGCAACGGCTGGTGCATTAATTTATGTGGGTGTATTAATGACCTCAAGCCTTACACGCGTGAAATGGGATGATTTAACAGAATCCGTGCCTGCCTTTATCACTGCAGTCATGATGCCATTTAGTTTCTCAATCACCGAAGGTATCGCGCTTGGCTTCATTGCTTATTGTGTAATGAAAGTAGGGACTTTCCGCTGGAAAGAAATTAACCTGTGTGTTGTGATTGTTTCACTGCTGTTTATTTTAAAAATATTACTGATTGATACTCATGTTATTGATTTAAATTCTTTATTTTAA
- the yecS gene encoding amino acid ABC transporter, permease protein, with translation MFEQFLSHYLLEPHYLSWLWSGFLITLLISFWTIVIATLMSFALSAARDSTFASLRWLATAYISLFRNTPLLVQLFFWYFASGEILPLSAMIWLNTPHEIAFLGVTLSWPSFEFLAGIVGLTFYSTPFIAEELRAGIQGVKQGQKYASLALGLTQWQSMRYVLLPQAFRIALPSLLGQYMNVIKNSSLTMAIGVAELSYASRQVETESLRTFEAFGVATVLYIAAIALMEAWGQWHQQRKLAQGY, from the coding sequence ATGTTTGAGCAATTTCTATCACATTACCTTCTTGAGCCACACTATTTAAGTTGGCTTTGGAGTGGTTTTTTAATCACCTTGCTTATCTCTTTTTGGACTATTGTCATTGCAACATTAATGAGCTTTGCCCTTAGTGCTGCAAGAGATAGCACTTTTGCATCATTACGCTGGTTAGCCACGGCTTATATATCGCTATTTCGTAATACTCCACTGTTAGTGCAGTTGTTCTTTTGGTATTTCGCATCCGGAGAAATTCTGCCACTAAGCGCCATGATATGGCTAAACACGCCTCATGAGATTGCATTTTTAGGTGTAACGCTTTCTTGGCCTTCTTTTGAATTTTTAGCGGGCATTGTGGGTCTGACATTTTATTCAACGCCATTTATTGCCGAAGAGCTAAGAGCCGGTATTCAAGGCGTTAAACAAGGGCAAAAATATGCTTCTTTGGCATTAGGTTTAACACAATGGCAATCTATGCGTTATGTGCTCCTACCTCAAGCCTTTCGTATTGCTCTACCCTCTTTGCTAGGTCAATACATGAATGTGATAAAAAACTCATCACTGACTATGGCTATTGGTGTTGCAGAGCTTTCTTACGCATCAAGACAAGTCGAAACAGAATCACTACGTACCTTTGAAGCCTTTGGTGTTGCAACGGTTCTCTATATTGCAGCAATCGCATTGATGGAAGCTTGGGGACAATGGCATCAGCAACGTAAATTAGCACAAGGATATTAA
- the fliY gene encoding amino acid ABC transporter, substrate-binding protein, giving the protein MKLRVLATALIAGSVLFSGIAKADKLDDIKKAGVVRIAIFDSNPPFGFIDPQTKKLAGYDADIANEIAKDLGVKLELRPTNPANRIPLLSSKKVDLIAANFTITDERAKQVDFSVPYFATGQKFIARKGVLTNPEQIHSLRIGADKGTVQEITLRERYPDTKVISYDDTPLAFAALRNGNVQAITQDDAKLVGLLANLPDAIKADFEVSSFSITREYQAVAAAKGEERLINEINNTLLRLEKEGKADEIYNRWFGPETKSAQPRGDFKFAPLSEQTPQS; this is encoded by the coding sequence ATGAAACTACGTGTTTTGGCAACCGCATTAATTGCAGGCTCTGTGCTTTTCTCTGGTATTGCAAAAGCAGATAAACTTGATGATATAAAAAAAGCAGGTGTAGTACGTATCGCTATTTTTGACAGCAATCCTCCTTTTGGGTTTATTGATCCTCAAACCAAAAAGCTCGCAGGTTATGATGCGGATATCGCTAATGAAATAGCCAAAGATCTAGGTGTAAAACTGGAACTGCGTCCAACAAACCCAGCAAACCGTATTCCACTGTTAAGCTCTAAGAAAGTCGATTTAATCGCAGCTAACTTCACCATTACCGATGAACGCGCTAAGCAAGTTGACTTCTCTGTTCCTTACTTTGCAACCGGACAAAAATTTATTGCACGTAAAGGGGTTTTAACTAACCCAGAACAAATTCACTCACTGCGTATTGGTGCAGATAAAGGTACTGTTCAAGAAATCACATTACGTGAACGCTATCCTGACACCAAAGTTATCTCTTATGACGATACACCACTGGCTTTCGCTGCATTACGTAACGGTAATGTACAAGCCATCACACAAGATGATGCAAAATTAGTCGGCTTATTAGCAAATCTTCCTGATGCCATAAAAGCAGATTTTGAGGTGTCATCATTTAGTATCACCCGTGAATACCAAGCAGTTGCAGCAGCTAAAGGTGAAGAGCGCTTAATTAACGAAATCAATAACACCCTATTAAGATTGGAAAAAGAAGGTAAAGCAGACGAGATCTACAATCGTTGGTTTGGCCCTGAAACAAAATCAGCTCAACCTCGTGGGGACTTTAAATTTGCGCCATTATCCGAGCAAACACCACAATCTTAA
- the glnP gene encoding amino acid ABC transporter, permease protein: protein MDFTVIADNWQYLLFGAYPDGPLEGATLTVFISIIAGIASIILGTLGGIALAMLRGIWVNLFAAFLGFFRAIPVIMLIFWVYFLLPVVLGMEIPEITTVICALTLITSSYIAHGVKAGILAIGKGQWQAGLSLGFNRWQVLWHIVLPQALRMMVPSFINQWIALIKDTSLAYVVGVGELSFLATQVNNRSMVYPMEVFLFVAFIYFILCFSLEIIANRVAKLFSTQKEKRPFWQMVLPFRKKYFTEKSLG from the coding sequence ATGGATTTTACTGTTATTGCTGATAACTGGCAGTACTTACTCTTTGGTGCTTATCCTGATGGACCTTTAGAAGGTGCTACACTGACCGTCTTTATCAGTATCATTGCAGGTATTGCATCAATTATTTTGGGTACATTAGGTGGCATTGCTTTGGCTATGCTCAGAGGTATCTGGGTTAACCTTTTCGCAGCTTTTTTAGGTTTTTTCCGCGCTATTCCTGTCATTATGTTGATATTTTGGGTCTATTTTTTATTGCCCGTTGTATTGGGGATGGAAATACCTGAAATCACCACCGTAATTTGTGCATTGACTTTAATTACATCGTCTTATATTGCGCATGGCGTTAAAGCAGGTATTTTAGCGATTGGAAAAGGACAATGGCAGGCAGGGTTATCGTTAGGCTTTAATCGCTGGCAAGTGCTATGGCATATCGTATTGCCGCAAGCATTACGCATGATGGTGCCTTCATTTATTAATCAATGGATAGCCTTAATTAAAGATACTTCATTAGCTTATGTGGTGGGTGTAGGTGAACTTTCGTTCTTAGCAACACAAGTTAATAACCGTAGCATGGTTTATCCAATGGAAGTCTTTCTGTTCGTTGCATTTATTTATTTTATTCTCTGTTTCTCATTAGAAATTATTGCCAATAGAGTGGCTAAATTATTTTCAACACAAAAAGAAAAGCGCCCTTTTTGGCAGATGGTGTTGCCGTTTAGAAAAAAATATTTTACTGAAAAAAGTTTAGGCTAA